The genomic DNA TCTGGAATCTCTTTAGTTGAATGTAAAAATTTCTTTTCGATATCTGCTTTTTGAGAATAGATAAGAGATTTTGTAGGATCTTTCTTTATCTTTTCCGCATATTTGATAATATAAACTATAGTTATTATAGTTGCAAGTACAAGACCTATAACTCTAAATACCATACCATCCGTAAATGATATTCCTGCCGCATTTGATGCTATAACAGCAGAGAATGGGTTTACTGTAGAAAACATAGTACCTATAGATGATCCCATATAAAGAGCCGCTATACAGACTATCGCATCATATCCTGCTAACATAAATACCGGAACTAATATCGGATACAGAGCTATCGTTTCCTCCGCCAAACCAAACGTCGTACCACCACATGAAATCAAGAATGTAATGATGATAATTAATAAATATTCTTTTCCTTTCGTCGCAGTTGATAAACTAGCAAAACCGGCATCAAACGCTCCGCTTGCATTTAGCACCCCTATTATACCACCTATTATAAATACGAACATGATAATTTCAATAGTATCATATACTCCTGATATAGGTGCTTGAAGAACCTCTATAAAACCCTGTGGTCTAGAATCCAATTGTTCGTAAGTACCAGGAATAGCAATTGCTTTATTGATACTACCCTCAGTAAACTTTTCAATACCTACTTTAATTCCCAATTGATCCAATGTTTCTTGAGTTGCTCCATACTCTGTAACTGACTTATCTGGCGCAGTTACTACAAACATACTTGACTCATCATCAAATACCAATTTTGCATAAGAACCTGCCGGAACAAGATGAGTTAACACAGCTGCCAAAATTAAAACAATAAATAATACCGTATACGCTGTTGGGAAACTCCTTTTTTTCTTTTCTGGTGTTGGAAAACTCTTTTTCTTCTTTTCTGCTATTGCACTCATATTATACCCCCTGAATATAATTTTTTAGGCTTTTTGAACTTCTCTTCACCAATATAAATACTATATTAATTTACATTAATTGTTTGTAGCTTGGACTACAAAACTCCGAACAATAAATTTATATTTTATTTAATTTTTGAACATATAATATGAGCTTTTCTATATACCATTTAACCTACATAAGTTATATTGGTATATTAGTGAATTTTTCTAATCCTTTTATATCTTTTATCAATATTTTTCTATCAACAAACTCTATCAACTCTAGCTCTACAAATTTCTTTATCCCTCTAGTTACAGTAACTCTATTGAGCCCCACTCTATTTGCAATATCTTCATGTGTAAATAAAATATCCATAGTTTCTTCACATGAAGGATTTTCCTCTGCATAATACAGTCTTATAAAAAAATCTGCCAATCTACCTAGCGAATCATTAAATTTATGATTCGCTAGCTCTAACATCACTATGCGATATTTTTTTACTATGCTAGTTAGAAAATAAGAATATATATCTGGATTTTTTTTAAACTTTTCTTCTAGAACCTTTCTGCCTATAACCGCTATCTTACAACTCTTCATAGTCTTATTCACTACATAACTTCTGCTTCCATCAAAATAATCTATCTCCCCGAATATATTTCCTCTCAAAAGTCTATAGTAATTAATCATACTTCCATTTTTAGAAAACATCACTTGATTCAACTCCCCCTCTAGAACCAAGTATATATGATTATTATCTGGCGGATTTATTATCACGCCTTTCTCAAACCATTTGATAATTCCTTCATTTGCAAAGTTTTCTATAAAAAATCTATCCATCTCAATCTGTGTATTCTGATCAAATATTTTCTCATACATCACTTTTAACCTCTCTTTAAGTCTTTCGCTTATATGAACCATTGCTCAAAACATCTATGTTTAGTTTTTATCACAATCCCTTTGTTTTATAATTCTCTCTACTATTGTAAAAAACAACCAATTTGGAACTGGCTCATCTAATTTATCCATCCATATTTTTGGAGAATCTATAATTTTTTTATCAGCTAAGTAAACTAACGCTTCTTTTCCTAATTCATATTTCCAAGAATCACTAGTATTCACTGATGTCATTTTGATTTTGACCTTCTCCTTAAATAATTCAAACTCCTTTGGATGATCCACAAAATACTTTGGACAATTCTTCCAACCTACAACTTGTTTATGAGTCCAAATATCGACTAATGGATCTAAATCGTATCTCGTACACAAATCTGCACATCTAGCTATCAGAGTAGCAATCGTCTCATCAGTCATATTTCCTTGCCAATCCACGTGCGTACATTCAATTCCATATGTACAATCATTTGGATAGTCACTGAGACTTACTAGTGCTTCGTCAGTATATGTCTTAGAGCCGACATGATAAGCTATCTCATTTTCTGGTATAGCAATGACTACATCTCCATTTAAATCTATAATTTCATGAGCAGATCCATAACTTTTTTCTCCCCCCTTCCTACTTTCAAAAAAGTTCCTGTTCGCAATAGCTGAAGTATTTGGGTTTGCTACCCAGTGTATAACCAACGCTTTTATCCTCTTTAAATCTTTTTGTGGTCTACTATACTTGTTTGGTGTTATATAATCTTCTATAATTTTGTATTCCATGATGCATTCCTCCTTATATATAAGTCACTACTTTATAGATAGATTTGTAAACCTCTAAAATCAACTTTTTTTAAATTAACTTTAGTATACAGCGTAATCCCCTAAATTTCAATATATTAAACAATCAGAAAATATTTGACATTTTAATTCAAACTATGCTACAATCTCTCCAATTACCAAAAATAAATATAAAATAGAAAAAATCATAGATTTAAAGTTCTGTCAAAAAACTTTAAATCTATGATTTTTATTTATATAGAATTTACATACTAGAACTTCGTATCCTTGCTTAGTTTTTGTCCAATCAGATTTACACAAAGCACTACAAAAAATATGCATATTCCAGCTGGCATCCACTGCCACCAATTATTTTTAAGCACACTCATAGTCCTTGCTGCCATTAAAATATTTCCCCAGCTAGAATCCGGCGGCATTATTCCCATGCCGAGGAAACTTAGACTTGATTCAGAAAGTATAGCCGATGATATTGAGAGCGTAACCTGAACTAACATGAGTGGTGCTACATTTGGAAGTATATGCTTAAATATTACTCTAGCACCACTCGCTCCTAGGGTTTTAGCCGCTAGTACAAATTCTGACTCTCTAAGCTTTAAACTCTCCGCTCTTATTATAAAATATATACTAGGCCAGCCAAGTACTCCAAGCACTATTACAACACTCCAAAAACCAGCCCCAACTACTGAGACTAGACTAATAGCCAGTATGAAAAATGGAAAGCATTGAATCAGCTCTGCAAATTTCATCATCATTATATCTATCCAACCTCCAAAATATCCCGAAGTCATTCCCATCCCTACACCGATGGTCAATTGTATAAATGCAACCGTAAAACCAACTGTCATGGATATTCTGCCGCCATATAACATTCTCGAATAGATATCCCTTCCTAATTCATCACACCCTAGCAAATGCGATGAATTTGGCGGGCTATCTGCTGATATGAGATCTACATCATTCGGATCATAATTAGTTAAAAGAGGTGCCGCAAAACAAACCATAGTAATAGTCAGCAATATCATAATTAGTAAAATTGTAAATACTCCCCGCTTATTTCGATTTATATTTGATTTCATCCTCTACTCACTCCCCTTCACTAATCTGATTCTAGGGTCAATGAGTGCATAGATAAAATCTGCACAAAAATTCACCACAACTACCACAACAGTATTTACAAGTAGTACTCCCATTATAAGCGGATAATCTCTACCAAGCACAGCATCAAATCCGAGTTTACCCATGCCGGGGTAACTAAATATGGTTTCCGTAATCATTGCACCTGAAAATACCATAGGAGCCTGCAAACTAAGCAAAGCAACTATAGGAATTGCCATATTTCTAAACGCATGCTTCCAAAGAATCGCCTTTCGTCCTATTCCTTTTGACTTAGCAGTTCTTATATAATCAGAGCGCAGCTCTCTCTCCATATTTGTCATTGTAAACTGAACTATAGCAGGTATATTCATGAGCATAAGCACAGCCACCGGAAGTATCATATGTGCTATCCTATCTACAAATACGTCCACAAACGGAGCACTACTTGAAATTTTAAGCGAGTACATACCTGAAGCAGGTAGCAATTTCAAATCATAGGCAAACCACTTTATGAACAATATCCCCATGAAAAAACTTGGAAGACTAAGTAGAGCTATAGAACTTGACTGCACAATATTCTTAAACCACTTAGATCCACCTCCAGCTTTTATTCCTATCGCTATTCCAGCGATAGAGCTAAGTACAAAAGATACACTTACAAGCACTATCGAATGTAACAAATACTTCTTGATAAGCATAATTACCGGCTGTCCATGCTTTATGGAATACCCCAAATCACCAGAAATTACTTGGCGAAGCCATTTAAGATACTTAAGCCAAATAGGATCATAGTAGCCAAGTTTTACAAGCATCTGCTCAAACTGCTCTGCCGATACATCTGGCCCTAGTCTATCAAGATAGGGATTACCTGGCTGCATGTGAGTAAGAGCAAACACAGCCATTGTAATAAGTATCAATAGTACAAATGATGATAGTAATTTCTTTAGAACAAATTTTTTCATATCTAGTTTTCTATCTTCCAATCTTCAACATCTACAAATCTAGTGTAAGTACTTGGATTGTAATTTTTCAAATGTGGATTATGTGCCATCATGATATCTTTAGAATACAAAGTAACCCAAGGAAGTTCTTTATTCATGAGCACACCAAAATCATTGTAAATCTTAGTTCTCTCGTTTTGGTCAGTAGTTGCAAGACCAGCTTCCATAAGCGAATCTGCATCAACATTTTGGAACCCAGCTATATTCCAAGCATATACACCTTTTTCATC from Tissierellales bacterium includes the following:
- a CDS encoding Crp/Fnr family transcriptional regulator — encoded protein: MYEKIFDQNTQIEMDRFFIENFANEGIIKWFEKGVIINPPDNNHIYLVLEGELNQVMFSKNGSMINYYRLLRGNIFGEIDYFDGSRSYVVNKTMKSCKIAVIGRKVLEEKFKKNPDIYSYFLTSIVKKYRIVMLELANHKFNDSLGRLADFFIRLYYAEENPSCEETMDILFTHEDIANRVGLNRVTVTRGIKKFVELELIEFVDRKILIKDIKGLEKFTNIPI
- a CDS encoding ABC transporter permease, which encodes MKKFVLKKLLSSFVLLILITMAVFALTHMQPGNPYLDRLGPDVSAEQFEQMLVKLGYYDPIWLKYLKWLRQVISGDLGYSIKHGQPVIMLIKKYLLHSIVLVSVSFVLSSIAGIAIGIKAGGGSKWFKNIVQSSSIALLSLPSFFMGILFIKWFAYDLKLLPASGMYSLKISSSAPFVDVFVDRIAHMILPVAVLMLMNIPAIVQFTMTNMERELRSDYIRTAKSKGIGRKAILWKHAFRNMAIPIVALLSLQAPMVFSGAMITETIFSYPGMGKLGFDAVLGRDYPLIMGVLLVNTVVVVVVNFCADFIYALIDPRIRLVKGSE
- a CDS encoding YfcC family protein, which translates into the protein MSAIAEKKKKSFPTPEKKKRSFPTAYTVLFIVLILAAVLTHLVPAGSYAKLVFDDESSMFVVTAPDKSVTEYGATQETLDQLGIKVGIEKFTEGSINKAIAIPGTYEQLDSRPQGFIEVLQAPISGVYDTIEIIMFVFIIGGIIGVLNASGAFDAGFASLSTATKGKEYLLIIIITFLISCGGTTFGLAEETIALYPILVPVFMLAGYDAIVCIAALYMGSSIGTMFSTVNPFSAVIASNAAGISFTDGMVFRVIGLVLATIITIVYIIKYAEKIKKDPTKSLIYSQKADIEKKFLHSTKEIPEFNGRRKFMLTLFASAFFVMIWGVASQGWWFMEMTSLFLAVGIVICIASGMGEKLAVQNFVAGAADLVGVALTIGVARAVNLIMDNGLISDTILHSATNVVSGMNVGVFSVLMLIIFTVLGFFIPSSSGLAVLAMPIMAPLADTVGLSRDVIVSAYQYGQGLMAFITPTGLILVTLSMVDVTYDKWLKFILPLMGIIGGFSVVILLLQAFL
- a CDS encoding ABC transporter permease; translation: MKSNINRNKRGVFTILLIMILLTITMVCFAAPLLTNYDPNDVDLISADSPPNSSHLLGCDELGRDIYSRMLYGGRISMTVGFTVAFIQLTIGVGMGMTSGYFGGWIDIMMMKFAELIQCFPFFILAISLVSVVGAGFWSVVIVLGVLGWPSIYFIIRAESLKLRESEFVLAAKTLGASGARVIFKHILPNVAPLMLVQVTLSISSAILSESSLSFLGMGIMPPDSSWGNILMAARTMSVLKNNWWQWMPAGICIFFVVLCVNLIGQKLSKDTKF
- a CDS encoding N-acetylmuramoyl-L-alanine amidase; this encodes MEYKIIEDYITPNKYSRPQKDLKRIKALVIHWVANPNTSAIANRNFFESRKGGEKSYGSAHEIIDLNGDVVIAIPENEIAYHVGSKTYTDEALVSLSDYPNDCTYGIECTHVDWQGNMTDETIATLIARCADLCTRYDLDPLVDIWTHKQVVGWKNCPKYFVDHPKEFELFKEKVKIKMTSVNTSDSWKYELGKEALVYLADKKIIDSPKIWMDKLDEPVPNWLFFTIVERIIKQRDCDKN